ATTCAAAAGGTGCAcataaaagaaaagaagcatTGTAAGGAACAAATCTTACGGGAAAAGGTTGCAAAATATGAGGCATCTGTGATCCACTGGGAGGGTTGAGAGATCTTAGAGTTGATCCACCTATCACTTCATCTGTAATGACCAAGGAAGTGGATTTATGTTTTTAGTGAGAGGTGTGTTCTCCTCAACCTCCTCAATAGGGCGTTTCTCCGACGCCTTCGCTGCCTTCATGGCCCTCTTTCGCTCTGCATAAATAGAGTCTACATTAGATTCCCCCTGTTAAGGGAGAAACAAAACATCCGTCAGGAAGCATGTGATAAAAAGAGATTACCTCTTACAAGAGCGTTATATGTGTTATAATAAATGGCATCATCATACATCACGGCCCACGGAATATCCACCCGGATAAACTCTAAAACCTCTCCGTAGGACCAGAATCCTTGAGTAACTAACTGAAGCAATCTCACAAGTTTTGCCTCCTCGGGATTCGGTCGATAATTTAACCCACGCCCTTTCGGCTAAGAATTGACAAATCCAAAAGGCATTCCTTCTACTTCCCTGATGAAAAAGAAGGCATTCCCTAGCCATGAATGTTTGATATCTTCGAACTAAAAGGGTCGTATCCCTTCTTCTTGATAAAGGTCACATGATCTTTGGATTATCATCGAGACAACGAATGTAGTGCGCGGAAGATCCAAGGAGTAAATGGTACACCTAATCCATTCGTTTGATAAGCATCACAAAGGACGTTCATCCATCCATTGGGGTGAAGTTGACCCAGGGGAATGTTAAATGATCACAAGATATCCCCAAACACCTCAAGAAGCGGATACTCAAAACCCATGTCTATATGACTAACGGAAATAGTAAAACATCCTCATGGTGGATGTGCATCATGTTGCTCAGGCTTAGGAATTAAACATTCCAAATCTTTTCAGCCATGGGTGCAAGTCCTTTAACACACCAATTATGGTCTGGGTAACGGTAGAAGGATTTCAGGGTTTTTGTTCCTTTTTTCTTCGACACTGATGAACTGGCTTTTCCCCCCTCCCCAGAGATAGGATTGGCACTGGGTTCAGTAAGGTTTTAGGGGTCAGATTGAGTGCCCTTAAATTCTTCCCCCGACGACTCATGAGTAACTTCGTTACTCATACTAAGGAAAAACCTAGCAAATAAGGAAACACATAACGCAATCAAAACAGACAAGTCGAAATTAAAAAGAAGTAAGGAAGGTAAATAATACTTATATGGCAACAGAAGTAGGAAGGACCAAATGGAATTTTTTTGCAGGATGAACAGTAGCGAAATCTTGAGGTAATAGATGCGAGAAAGAGATGGCAAGAAAATATGCTAGAATGAAAAAAGTCGCTCTTTATACGGAACCAACACTAAAAAACTCGAGAATCGAAGCGCCATGTGTGACGTGGCCACATCTAGTTGGTATGGGAAGTAGCGGCTGGTGGGGTAATAAGTGCCCCCTCAACACGCTAAGGAGACAAACAGCCCTAAAAGGTTTTTTCGAccttttaggggggcttctgctaacatttaaaatgataTCCAAGAAGTAACATTTTAATAATACAAATAATAGAGGAGTCGCCAATAGTATAACCAGCCACATGTAATAATGTAGAGATATGCCAGGCGGATACACCAAGATCCACAAAGGATGATACGCCAGATGGATGCACCAGGATCCACAAAGGATGATATGCCAGACGGATGCACCAGGATCCATAAAGGAATTGGATACCTCACAGAGGTGATCTATGATCTGCCATCGTATCTTATGGCGGTTACGATAATACTTGAGGGAGTAACAGAATAAATGCCTTCTATAAATGAAGATGGTTACATAGATATTGAAAGGCATTGAATGAACAATAAAGATacaattgttcatctcattcTTCCTTAATGACAAAAGTTAAATATCCAACAAGAGAAgccaaaggtacacttactagCTCTAAAGCATTCTTGAGattattcttattattctcAAATACCGTACTGgctttagcatcggagtgtccctaCCGATCCCAACGACACCTCATAGGGAAGGTATTCTGGTCAAAGAAGTTTCTACATTCATCATCTTCTTACTTTACAACCTTTACCCTTTCCACTATTTCAGAAGGAATATGTTGGCTTTTGACTGTTGCTAGCCAACCACTCATGCTCCGAgcttggataaaaaaaattcattatgttcttccaaaatgtgtAATTTGATCCGAAGAATAGAAAGGGTCTAGTAATAGATATACCTTCTGGTAGGATATATGTGGTCTCTTTACCATGCATATTACTTGTGCTATTGACAACCATTAGAGGATCTttagctcaagatagttatatcttagaGATAGAACACTAGCTCTAataccacttattggtccctAATAAGGCGAATTAGTTATAAGGGGTGAATAGAACTATTGAGTAAATTAATCCTTTAAAAACTTTTCTTTCTCAAGTCAATATAACACATAGAGCAATTCTCGGAGTTAGAGGCAACTTCAGTCTACTGAGCTTTTCAACAGTTCAGTCTACTGAGATTGATTCAGCTTATGATAATTGCACTCAAAGGACAACTCTTTAACAGAGGCTCTGATGAACTTAAGGCATATAATAGTTAGGTTATGCATTGAATGTTCAGAATGTTAATATGAGATAAATATATGAGCATGCAATATTCAGTAGAAATAAAAGGTAATAGAAGGGAAAAAGTTATTCGACAGATTTATATTGGTTCGACCTtctacctacgtccagtcctcagAATACATTCTTTTGAGTTTTAATCCACTACTCTATTCTTTCggaggtagagcacaaaccttttacaatatagTCTAAGCTTGAGTAAAATACATTCCTTTACTACAACAGTCGACTAAATCACCCTTTGCTGCCTATAACTAAAGAAACAAAAATGCTACTGATTTTACAATCGAAAGGATTACAATTTCATATTAGAAATGTGATTGAACTAATCTCTCTCAAATTGATTACACAAATACAAACTTGCTTTTGTGTTTTTTTCTCTTTGCtttattttcactttgaaatATATCTCGTATATGTTTGATGATCAGTTATGAAACTTGAGCTTGGTTTTGGCTTTTATAGGTAGAGCTTTCAAACTAGTCATTTGAATCAAAAGTTGTCCGTTGAGAAGAAACAACTTCTGATCTTCTTTGGAGCTTCTGACTGCTGCGCTCATTTTGCCATTTAAGGAAACTAGCCATTTCTTCCTTCAAAAAACAGTTGACCATTGAAAACTTTGTCTCGTGATATTCTTTTGAATTCTGAATCTACATGCTGCAGACTGGGTATTTCCATACCGGTGATATCAGAGAGAGATGAGTTTCTGATAGAGTCTTTTGTCTTCTGAATTTTTCTGGATTAGAAAAGTCTTCTATCTCACTTTCAACATGAGCTTCTGGTTCCGATTATGAGCTTTTCAGCTAGGCCTTTTAGGTATCTTTTGTATTTAGCCTTTAATGCTTTATTCAATATAAATCACTTAGATAAAATTGTTAGTacataaagacattatattgATTCTGAATTTTAATTACTATTGAGAGATCTAattccttaattgtaatttttgtcataatcaagaGATTTCATCAAAATTGGTTCAATATAATGAAATTTGGATATTTATGGGCATATGGAAGGACTTTTTTCCTTCGTTGGTTTGAGTTCCAACAacaagagaaagagagagaatgagaaacagaaaataaaagagATGAAAGATGAGGGttgaaattacaaaattggattTATATTCCAAGCTTTATAATATTTTTGACCTCTCAAAAGCCAACATGACGCCTTTAACCCTTACCGGGTTAAAATTTTTTGGCACAAGAAATGGCTAAATTTTGTCTAGAGGCGGTAAAAGTATAAACGATCCCATTACACGATACAAAATCGATACAAAATCGATATGTAATTTTAGTGTTTGGGTTTAGCTTAGTAGGTAAGATGTCATTTTTGgattgacacgaaactgacacgcaaATTTTTAGGGTTGATATGCTAACacgaaaacgacacgaaatgacataaatatttaaaattattgttatattcacttgtattttttgtcattttattaataaagataataaactataattattatttgcaAATATGATTTCAACctcctaaattattataaacacattagaTGACCCCTTAACATGATATTAGCAGACTTTTCGATAATTAATATTAACAGGGTCGTTCCTGACCTTTTAGAGGCCCGGGACGAGATGATAATTTGGGCCCCCCATATATacattctactttttttttcagatggtttttttattattacaaaGGATAAGGTATAAATTTAGTCATATGGTTATTAGGAGAGAGCAATTAACATTTATGgataaaatagtgtaattttaaaCCTAACGTTTATCAATTGGTACAGTTTCGAGCTTAATGACAAAAAAGAggttttttatatgtaatttcgTGTTCTATCCTCGCTCCAACCTCACTGTTCTGGTCACTCAATATGGTTTGAAGCTGCACATTTCATGTTAATGAAaattgttggatcaaataaataaattttcaaaggtaacagaggaagagtataattgctaGAAGAGAATCAGAataccaatttgttggatcaaataaataaactttcaaaggtaacagaggaagagtataattgctggaagagaatcagaagagaatttcttccagcaattatactcttcctctgttacctttgaaagtttatttatttgatccaacaaaaaTGACTCATTTTTAATCAACTGGGCTTGAAATCGCACCAACTCGTAAAGGTTATTTAAAATTGCAATATTTTCTACATAAAAGCTAAATTGGTAGGGCAGTAGTAGCGAGTATACTAACTAGAATTATTTATGTACTAAAATAACAAGTATCTATGTCatgtaaaattgaaagaagtaaataaatataggtagaaagcataattaagcccctgaactttacatgttttaaggatcaagctcCTGCTcgattattttttcacattgtgCCCtttatcattgattttgttatgaatttgacccttatttaacttttccgtcgagtttAGAAGATGAGAATatcgatttggcgattctaaAGTTAAATAAGAGCAtaatccataatagaatcaataATCAAGGATTCaatgcggaaaaataaataatcagagGCTTAATTCTTAAAACAGCCAAAGTTCAgagtttaattatattttttgctataaatatattatttttcatattgaatatgtatattggcaattaaatttaagaaaaaaaaattgaaatgagataataattttttttagaaaagattAAATGGTTAATTTTCTTATTGAATACCtaaataaattgataattttgatttaataataataaaaaaaaccgaTAGTGATAGAATGAGGTGGGAAgggaaaatatatttgataattgataattttgatttaacaaaaaaaatgatagtGATAAAATGGGGTGGGAAGGGAAAAAAtaaatgtggaaaaataaatgatcagaggcttaatccttaaaacaggcAAAGTTCAgagtttaattatattttttgctataaatatattatttttcatattgaatatgtatattgacaattaaatttaagaaaaaaaaattgaaatgagataataattttttttagaaaagattaaatggttatttttcttattgaatatctaaataaattgataattttgatttaatataacaaaaaaattgaTAGTGATAGAATAAGGTGGGaagggaaaaaaatatttaataattgataattttaatttaacaaaacaaaaaaatgatagtgataaaaaaattgaaatgagataataatttttttttagaaaagattAAATGGTTATTTTTCTTATTGAATACCTAAATAgattgataattttgatttaacaaaacaaaaaaatgatAGTAATAAAATAGGGTAGgaagggaaaaaaaatatttgataataATAGAAATGAGGAGCAGGAGGTTTCCACAAGCTTATTTAGAATCGGAAGCCACTGCTTATACCAATTGAACCAATTGATTTTTATGTTACTTATGCATCTCGGTTTTATATATCtacaatataaaatatttttttggacCCCTTAATATTATGGACTCTGGGCGGGCGCCTCTCATTTTATAGCCCAGGACCGGCCCTGAatgttaacatactaatatgaaaatgatataaaatatttaaaaatagtatcatatcttattatatttttaaaagttatcactaatatatatgtataacaaAATTAAAGGTAACCCCAAAAACACGATATCCGAACAAATTAACACGATTGTGACACGGAAGTTTTTGGATTGGGTTTGGATTTACTATATTCAACATGAATCCGAAAATAGCACGACACGAATACGACTAGAACACGAAATTGCCAGGTCTAATTTTGGCCCTTCCTAAGCCAAATATTGTTACTGGACTGCTATTTCTGCAAGGGTGCTAATAGGGGTGGCCGGAACCACCCTTGGTGGGGGTGTTTCTGGCGGTCGGAGGGTCCCCATATATGCGCCCTGAAAGTTTGAAGGACTTAAAAATGATATAGAGCAGGggcaaaccttataaaataatAGTTGAAAGGCATTAATAAACATTTTGTATATAGTTGATGAGTGAAACGGTATTTTAACCCCTATATAATTGGACTCTTATATGAACGCTGAAAAGACAAAGAGATTTGTGGATGAAGAAAAGGTTCAAGTTGGAAGAGAGGAGAAATGGCATCTTGGAATTCATTTCCGCTGGAAATCACATATCAAACCTTCGGATGGATCGCCTTCTTCTCTTGGTCTATCAGTTTCTACCCTCAACTTATTTTAAATTTCCGCCGCAAAAGGTTTCATTTTTCTTCTATCCAgattttttctattctttttgacctttttttcctaattttttttattaacttgtTTTGCTTTTGATAGCGTGGTGGGTTTGAACTTCGACTTCGTGGTCCTAAATTTGACGAAGCACTCATCTTATTTGATTTACAATGCTTCTCTTTACTTCAGCTCTGCTATTCAGGAGCAGTACTTGGAAAAATATGGCTATGGAGAGGTTTGTTTCTGTGCTTTTGCTTTACCTTATACATGGATATTCGAAAATCTTTCTAATTTTTGTAGAAAATGAATTCACAGTCCCACTACTTGGGACTATTCACaaatttttattgcattttgtGTAGTCcctgtttcttaattttctcttacTTGGTCTTGCTTCTtgttatttatattgcttgttGGTTCTATGAATTAGTATTATATTTGGAAATTCTTTTGAAAGGTGAGAAAGTTGTTGGACAAATTAACATGGCTTAGAACTTGGTTACTGGGAGTTAAAGGATGCAATGGGAAGGGAAGGGAAGGGGAATGATGGAAATGAAAGTTACAAATTAACCTTATTTGGGAGACagttaaaagtttaatttattttgggagtTCAAATATACAGGGAAGGAAGGTTAAATTTACTATGCAGAGATACAATTTTTTAATAAACTTTACATTACTTCCATTAACCTCTGTTTTGGAGGTTAaaggaagtaaacatttaacttcCATTAACCTTCCTTTACTCTCCAAAAACAACTCTCAAACAAGGTTAATGTGATATTTAACTTTTCATTACTCCCATTTACCTCCATTAACtccctcccaaacaagggcttaAATTTCAAATTCATTTACTGTCATTGCATGTATTTGGTACTTAACTTCTTACTTGAGATTGCTAATTATGAAAATTTCACGGTTTTGATTTATCCTTTGTTATATTGAAAAATTATCTGCAGTTAATCCTTTTCTAGCTCCAATAAATGGAGATTTCCTCTAACTATCGCTTAGGTTTATTTTTGTGCTCTGTCCAGTAAATCTGTAATCTATACTGCTTTTGTTCTTACTGGCATTCAGTAAACTGATTGCCATTTATGAACTGTCAGATTGTAAATATAGTGAAAAATTATTGAAATTTATACCTTATAATTCCAGTTACTTGAATGCTTCTGAGGAATTATAGTGTACGATATGATCTACATTTTGACCCATGACAAAAGGCGATATTATGCAAGAAAGTGGTGAAGCAAAATACTAACTTGCTTTATACTTACAAGGGAATAATTTGTACTACTTCTATCAAGTCTATGAGATTATGGTGTTCATGAATGCACTCTGGTGGAGTTAAATGAAAAAGAcagatttcagatattatttaacttgatttttatatatttatttctcCTTCCAATTGCAGATGATACCAGTGGCTGCAAATGATGTTGCTTTTTCAATGCATGCTGTTTTGTTGACAGCAATTACATTATTCCAAATTGTAATCTATGATGTGAGTGGTTTAGTCTTTCTCCAATAATGAGTCAATGTTATGCTTTTCCTTATACATTGAATTGAAGCGTGATGAAGTGATTTTTCATTTTGACAGCGTGGAAACCAGAAGGTCTCTAGGATTAGCATAGCAATTGTCTGTGTTGTGTGGCTAACTGCTGCTGGTTGTTTTTTCATAGCTTTGCCTCACCACTCTTGGTTGTGGCTGATTTCCATCTTCAAGTAAGTTGCTCTTTTTATTTCCCAGCTTAATGTGAGGCAACATCACTGGACTTTTTTTAATCTAAAGGTCTTATTAGAGATAAGGTGGCTTATGATTGATATCAATTTTTTATCCTTGAGATATAATAGTTGCTTTCCTGACTGTATTAGTTGGAATGTGGAAACATGCTTATAATGCCACCAAGAATAAGATTACTGAAAACAGATCACAGGACACAATTGGAAAAAATTCCCAGCATGGAACTTCGAAGTTCTTTCTAATCTTCAACATGTATTGTACTCAAAATTGAAAGTCGTTACCCTTTTCCATTTGCACTTGTGCCTGAGGGATAGGGACATTAAGGTTGCTAACTTTTCTTCTTTATAAGAATGAATATCATTCCTATAGTATGGCCTTTTTAgaaccctttttttttctttttcatcaacTTTTCCTCTTGCTGTAATGAGATTAAGTTTATAGTGATTTGCATATCACTGCTTCTTATGTACCCAATCTTATATTGGTTGGACCATaaaataaatttcttaattattaGAATACAGTCCAAAGTTCCTAAATTCATAAAATTAAAGTGGTGGAAGATCATTGGAGAGATTCAAGGGAGAGAAAGTAGGAAATCATGGGTTTAGTGGCCTATTTTTCTGCAACCACGTAGGTCTGGAGAAACTGTTTTTTTGGCACGTTTCTGCTCGGAGTTATGCAGGTCCAATTTGAGTTTCTTCTTCCCCCGGGTCTTACAAGTTTGTGGACTACTTACTGAGCAAAACAGAGTTGTATTGAAGTTACGACCATTTCTTTGTTGACTGTGCATCAATTTCGGTTTTAGTGGGGCTGCTACCTAAACTAATTTTTTCCAGCCGCTATCAATGATTTTTTGTGACAAACTTGTTCCGAAAGGCTAGGAGAACATGGCATAAAATTTGTGGGGTTAGTGGATTAGTAGAGGACCTATTTTCTTGGACATTTACCATGAACAAACCACAACACAACAACATTAAAACCCAAaactcttccaaacctcttttctcttctttattatctcctttcttcttatttcaaCTCTTTTCTAGCCCTTTTTTCCTTCCTCTATAATTTCCATCCTTCTTAGTTTGCCAAGTCCGTGACCCGAAAACACTGTCAGAAACTCCATTCGCAGCAGCTGTTCTAAGTATTTCAGTTCATTTGATTGTTTTCATAAGCTAATCAAGTGTTAGGAGTGTTCTTCATTTACAATTTCAAGCTTTCTTTGTAATTTCTCAATTATTTGTTCATTTCTTTTCCTATATTCAAACTTTTCGATaatcaataaaaagaaaacatttTCAATTATTGGAGTTGATATTACTTGGTGGCTATTACTAAAGCTAGTGATGCTGTTTTATAGTGGAGCTAGGGATCCAAAAAGGTTTTCTCAATCCTTGAACCTTTTGCACAGTCGTTTGATTAGAAGTTGGGACTGTTCAATAACATTAATTACTCATTGGGGAATCCGTTTCCCTGGCGCGTCCACAAATTCAACAAAgtcaaggttgaaattagcatattttgaacatatcgctaacaatttgtCTCTTCTAAACTAATGATATTGGAAGCTTGAAATGTCGACTTCACTTTACATATGTTGTTATTTCCCCTCTCCATGCTGGTATAGAGATCACACTTGACAGCATTTAGCTCAGGATGGGAGAaaaaatattgatattataGTTTCTTCAATTAAAAAGTCAATGCTTATTGTGAGTATGTTATATTCTTGCATATTCATAAATGTGGTGGAGGTTCTTAAACAATTTTGGAGAAGGCCTTTTTTTACCTTAGCTGGAGGGTAACTTGCAGTAGGACATAAAGTTGATACTTAGAATGAAAAATTAGGTTTTAAATTAGTCTACTACAGAGTGGAAAAGAAAAGTAGCAAGTAGATTTCTAATAGGTTTATGTTATGGACAGTTGTGCAAAAAATAAAGCTTTTTCTTTGTGTTCTTGAAGTGAAAATTTTCTTAGATAAAAGCCTTTT
The sequence above is drawn from the Euphorbia lathyris chromosome 6, ddEupLath1.1, whole genome shotgun sequence genome and encodes:
- the LOC136234065 gene encoding cystinosin homolog; translation: MASWNSFPLEITYQTFGWIAFFSWSISFYPQLILNFRRKSVVGLNFDFVVLNLTKHSSYLIYNASLYFSSAIQEQYLEKYGYGEMIPVAANDVAFSMHAVLLTAITLFQIVIYDRGNQKVSRISIAIVCVVWLTAAGCFFIALPHHSWLWLISIFNSIQVFMTVIKYIPQAIMNFMRKSTDGFSIGNILLDFLGGVTNYAQMVVQSVDQNSWVNFYGNIGKTLLSLVSVFFDLVFMCQHFILYRSKRSRISRKHIKEGEEPLVKSSDDSASETV